In the genome of Petrotoga olearia DSM 13574, one region contains:
- the pgsA gene encoding CDP-diacylglycerol--glycerol-3-phosphate 3-phosphatidyltransferase, with protein MNIPNLLSFSRIILAIPIFILTVFGEPFYIVALILFIIASLTDWLDGYVARKTGQVTDIGKFFDQISDKILINSVFIAMLGVGILPAWFVAIIVSRDTFVSGLRMAAANKNVVVPADKFGKLKTVLEIALIIVIYLMLWNFLVSTLVYLTVIISLLSGVNYTIKTVKQF; from the coding sequence ATGAACATACCTAATTTGCTAAGCTTTTCTAGGATAATATTAGCCATCCCAATATTTATTTTAACTGTCTTTGGCGAACCTTTTTATATCGTAGCATTGATTTTATTTATTATAGCTTCTTTAACCGATTGGTTAGACGGATACGTTGCCAGAAAAACAGGGCAGGTTACCGATATCGGCAAGTTTTTTGACCAAATATCTGACAAAATACTTATAAATTCCGTTTTTATTGCAATGTTGGGAGTAGGGATTTTGCCTGCATGGTTTGTTGCAATAATTGTATCAAGGGACACCTTTGTAAGCGGTTTAAGAATGGCAGCTGCAAATAAAAATGTTGTAGTTCCTGCTGATAAGTTTGGTAAACTAAAAACCGTCTTAGAAATTGCTTTAATCATTGTAATATATTTGATGCTTTGGAACTTTCTAGTTAGTACGTTGGTTTATTTAACTGTTATAATCAGCCTATTATCAGGGGTAAATTACACTATCAAAACCGTTAAGCAATTTTAA
- the rimO gene encoding 30S ribosomal protein S12 methylthiotransferase RimO: MKKFHIVKLGCPKNDADMEILKGLLQSKGYKYENNPHFADYIFIDTCGFIEEAKKESIETIFEYTSLKDNNKKPKVIPTGCLTQRYFNEFLENVPEIDGLYGVLSPKTIVEKIENGEYFFKNDTPETLYDCKIRAIPELHYAYVKIGDGCSRNCAFCSIPTFKGKPKSRSIEEINEEVEFLVSKGVKEIILVSQDNTLYGLDNYQKQALPDLLDKLNKIKGKFWIRVMYLHPDFLSEEIIESIHRNEKVLNYFDVPIQHISDKILQSMGRYKKRNELIKLFEKIRKEPSVIRTTLMVGFPGEKAEDFEELVDFVKEVKFERMGSFKFSKEENTKSFTLPEQIDEQFKKQRQNKLMAVQSEISKNVMEKYIDKSLEVLLEEKEGNVYIGRSYLDAPDIDGNVYIKNYGDKEPSLGSFVKVRITGSYEYDLEGEIVE; the protein is encoded by the coding sequence ATGAAAAAGTTTCACATTGTAAAATTGGGTTGTCCAAAAAACGATGCAGATATGGAAATCCTGAAAGGATTACTCCAAAGCAAAGGATATAAATACGAGAATAACCCTCATTTTGCTGACTACATATTCATCGATACTTGTGGTTTTATCGAAGAAGCTAAAAAAGAAAGCATCGAAACTATATTTGAATATACATCCTTAAAAGATAATAACAAAAAACCAAAAGTTATACCAACAGGTTGCTTAACTCAAAGGTATTTTAACGAGTTTCTCGAAAATGTCCCAGAAATAGATGGATTATACGGTGTGTTATCTCCAAAAACTATTGTCGAAAAAATTGAAAATGGTGAATATTTTTTTAAAAACGATACTCCTGAGACTCTTTATGATTGTAAAATTAGAGCGATTCCAGAATTACATTACGCATACGTAAAAATTGGGGATGGATGTAGTAGAAATTGTGCGTTTTGCTCTATACCAACGTTCAAAGGGAAACCAAAAAGCAGAAGTATTGAAGAAATAAACGAAGAAGTGGAATTTTTGGTATCCAAAGGTGTAAAAGAAATCATTCTTGTATCCCAAGATAATACATTGTACGGCTTAGATAATTACCAAAAGCAAGCATTACCTGATTTACTAGACAAACTTAATAAGATAAAAGGGAAATTTTGGATCAGAGTCATGTACTTACATCCGGATTTTTTAAGCGAAGAAATCATAGAAAGCATACATAGAAATGAAAAGGTATTAAATTATTTCGATGTTCCAATTCAACATATCTCTGATAAAATTTTGCAAAGTATGGGTAGATATAAGAAAAGAAACGAATTAATAAAACTATTTGAGAAAATTAGAAAAGAACCATCCGTCATAAGAACAACGTTAATGGTAGGGTTTCCTGGAGAAAAAGCTGAGGACTTTGAAGAGTTAGTAGATTTTGTAAAAGAGGTAAAATTTGAAAGAATGGGGAGCTTTAAATTTTCAAAAGAAGAAAACACAAAGTCATTCACATTACCAGAACAAATTGATGAACAATTTAAAAAACAAAGGCAGAATAAATTAATGGCGGTTCAAAGTGAAATTTCTAAAAACGTCATGGAAAAATATATAGATAAGTCTTTAGAAGTTCTTTTGGAAGAGAAAGAAGGTAACGTTTATATCGGAAGAAGCTATTTAGACGCTCCAGATATTGATGGGAATGTGTACATAAAAAATTACGGTGACAAAGAACCCTCTTTAGGGAGCTTCGTTAAAGTAAGAATTACTGGCTCATACGAATATGATCTAGAAGGAGAGATTGTTGAATGA